tgtcctgcccgaggtcagggagcaggagcagaggttCCACActtgtccttgtccctgtgtgggcagaggtgGGAGTGTCTCTGTGCCCATGCCAAGGACAAGTGTGTTTGCAGCCAAATCTGCCCTGGGGTGatctctgcagtgccagcagcccccgGGTCCCTCTGCCCCGTTGGTTTTACTCCTTGTGACAGCGTCTGGCTGCCACGGGAAGGTGACAGTTGGCAGAATTTGGGCAGTTGCAGTGCTGGAGACAGAGGATGGGGGATGAGGCCAGACAGGGACACTGGCCATGAGGTGAGAAGTGGTCTCGGGGCTGGACACAGGCTGGTGCCCAGGAGCCATTTGGGGATgtggctgtgtgtctgtgctgtggcagggcaCTGCTCAGCCCCACGAGGGGATGCCCTGGCTCTCGGGAAgcctcctgcccctggctgtgccaagcCCCGGGCGAGCACAGCTCGGAGCAGATGGCGAGCCCCAGGGTGTGATCACACCTCCATCTGCCCTCgcagctcctgcctcagggctgggagcagcctggcagggaaggagctgagagCTCCCTGCCTTGTCATATTTGGGCATTTTAATTAGAGAGGTTCAGGCCTGGGGCAGGGTTTGGCTGGAGGGAGCCTGGTGCCCgcaggtgctgccctggggctgcccatgggctggcacagccctgtcaGCACTAACGTGGCCCGTGGGCACTGACCTCCTGCCCCTCGGGTGCCACTGGGAGGTACCAggcacacagccagccctgccccacacctccatgctctggctgctcttccTACTGATTCAGAGCATCCTTTTCTCTGCAGGTGCATTGGGAGCAGGATGCTGACACCCCAAACTGCAGGGTCTCTGCAGGATGTGCTGTGGGGGGATCTGATGaggggagctctgagctgggggctctggcatgcactgccaggctgctcctgcaagCTGGAGCTTCCCCCTGGATCAGGACTGCTCTGCTTTACTCCATGCAGTCGTGGAACAGCGGGAGGGAGGCTCGGTGTAAATGAACCGGTTTCCTCCTCTACCCTGAAATTTGGGTCACACAACCCAGCATAGCAGAGCTGTGAGAGATGAAGTTCACCCTCAGTTCAAGCCCGAGCCAGCTTTGATTTCTGAGGTGCAGCTGTTGGTGGTTCAGAGGGTCcactggggctgtggctgcattAGTGGATCAGCACGtggcaggcaggaggtgagaggggtttttcccctccctgatCAGCTCCCACATTGCCAATGTTCCTCTCTGGCCTGCTGCTAATTTTGACGCTGCCCTAAATAGAAGCTGAGTGCATCTCATCTGCTTCGCTTAGCATACaggaaaattgttttccttcatcTACCCAATCCAACTTGTGGCTTTAACCCTGTCAGCACAACTCTCtccccactgcagagctcccctgAAGGGCTTtgcctgcccctgccagggggaaGAGCTCTGGTGGGAGTGGCACCATTTGTGGTGGGATTGGGAGGgctcccaggctgcccagagttgccaccagcagagctgggagagggactTGGCTTTAGCCCAGGGAATCCCTTGCTCTGCTGTAAAGCCTGTCTGTgccctctccatctctctggTGGAAtgtgcagcccttcaggagGGACCCAGTGCCCATTCTCTGATTGGCCCCTGGCTAGAAAATAGCTCACATAGACCCAGTTCTGAGAGGTTTTGGTTGCTTTCTGTTGTGGCTTTTTTCCCAGCAACTGGTGGGACCAGCTCGGTGTGTAGGGAATATCCCCAAGGCTGGCAGATGCCCATCTTATCACTGGCTAATGTTATTTCCCATTCCAAGTGACTCTTGGAAGGATCTgtgcttcctgctgctctgtctgctcCAGATCAGGACACACAGCCCATCTCCCTGCTGGAAGTGGCTTGGAGAGGCTGCCTCCAACGTgagcctcctgcagcacaaCTTAAATATATCTCTGTCTAGTGCAAGGTGCTCATTTGGGGCTCTTGTGCAAGAGCTGTTGTCTTGAAAATCTGTAATTTTGTGGCATTTTCAGCTGGGTAGCTGCTACaagtgctgtgctgaggagaCAGGCACGGAGAGGAAGTGTTGGGGTGTGAGGGGCAGTGGCCTGGAAAGGTTGGATTTAGCTGGTGGAAAAAGCAAACCCTGAGCttgggctgagccctggctgggcacagagcagcacttcagccagggtggctgcacagctcccctcatcctgctctgagcccagccctgtccgGCCCAGAAGCTCCCCttggagcagtgccagggtaAATTCCgtctccttttccctctttcccattCAGCCTCCAGgttcctctggctgctctgcagtgacagcaaCTCATCCCTGCACGGGtctgggctgtggcagtgcctggagcCTCTGGGATCAGAGGGACCAAGGAGCAGAGACCCCAGCAGGCTCCAGACTGTGGGGCTTGGcacacccagggcacagccaggagccagccctgcacagagcaggagagggcaCGGCCATTCCCGAGACTCAGGGGCTCATTCAGGGTGTCCTGACTCTgactctcctctctcttcccagaAAATCAACCGGACCCCTTCGGACGAGGAATGCTTCTTTGACCTGTTGAGCAAGTTCCAGAGCAACCGGATGGATGATCAGCGCTGCCCGCTGGAGGAGTGCCCCGCCGAGGCTGCGGAGGCAGCGGCCACGCgggtccctgccctgggagagcgGCTGTGTGAGCACCCGAGcgttcccaaatccctgctcctgctcctgtgggagTGACGCTGCTCCCGCGGCGTGCCCAGCTGTTGTGGTTTGCCGTGCATCCCGTGATGTTTTCCCCGAGCCTCAGCTCTCTGAACTTTAGCAGTTCCTTGGCAATCTCTGTCATtatttaaggaaggaaaaaacattctTATGTAAATGGTTGctgagggaaaggctggagaatGTGAGCTAAGGTTTGGGGAGTAAATTGGcgagagaaatgcagaaatgcgCTTGGATTTTTTCAGTGTGGGTCTTTAGGTCTTGGATTCTGAACAAGGAGGTTGGCACAAGGATTTGTGCCATGATGATGGTCATTGCTGAGGGAGCTTTGTGACAGCCTGGGGCCTGGGACGTGCAGGGGCCAGGTCAGGCTTTCTCAGGCAAGTTAAAATATTGCCAGTTTTTGTAATAGCGTTGCCATGGAGTAAAAACTTCTGGATTTTGTACAGTTCTTGGATACGGTGGTGATAGGTGCTGTGTGAGGACAGAGGAGCCAGGAGGATGGATAAACAGTGGGAAGCTGCTCAGGCAAACAGCTCAGCCCTAGGAAGGACAGGGATAAATTGAGGAAGGTGCCTGACAAACAGGGCAGgaaaggcagggctgtgtttgcacTTGGGTTTCGTGGCTTTTTCAGTGTTCAGGGCCTTTGTTTAACCCGAGCTGGGGAGAGGCTCTAAAATGCACGGATCACCCTCACATGTTTAATCACCAGCACAGAGGGCTCAAACCAGTTATTTAACCTGATGGATTTGTTCATCGTCAGTTTCCAAATGACTATGAAATGCAAATAGGAGAGGAGCCCCCTGAcactgctcccagagctgcagcacaaggagcgtgtgccagggcaggggctgaaGCAGAGGTCAGCCTGTGGTAGGAGGGCAGGTTGGCTCTGAGGTGAGAGGGTATTTATTGTCTAAAAATAAGGTGGAAACGGGCATTGTTTTGTCAAGAGATGCGTTTCTGACACACAAGTGCATTTGGCTGTAACAGCTGTGTAATTTAGGAGATGGGGTTGAAAATGTGGAGCTTTATAAAGAATGCACGAGCGGCCCCACATTCTGTTTGGCTCTTTTGGGCTCTGAGCCTTTTGGACGTGTTATTTTTGAGGATTCTTTGTGAGCCGAAGGGGAGGAAACTCATCCCTGCGTCAGCACTGAGATTTTCTCGCGTTTCTGCAGCTCCATGAGCTGGGGCTCTAAGGACTTGTGTCAGGAGGCTtggagctctgctccagagctttGTGCTCAGGGAAAGTAACACCACTTGGGCTGGATTTCTCAGTTTTCCCTTGCTGGTCTGTTGTTTGGGAGCCTCTCCCtacccagcagctgcaggagccaacAGGCTCTTTCCAGGGAGCACGGCCCAGAGGTGTTTCCAAAGGATCAGTGGTGGATAGATGCGTGTACTAGTTCTGGACTGGGACCCCCAGtaccagcacagcctgtgggatgagaagcagcagaggccAAGAGCATTTTGCTGGTGCTGAGGCAGGTCCTGCAGCCCGTGACAGCTGGACTCACCTCAGCAGTGCCTCTCCTTGGGCAAACAGCTCAGATTTCTGGGGGGCCTGGGAAGGTCCTGCCAGGTGAGAGGCTCAGCCAGGCCTGGGCTTTGCTGATAGCCTGTTTGCAATTATTCCCAGCTGTTGGGACTGTGTGGGTGCCTGTCACAACCACAGGGGCCACCAGGAactctgtgctgcccagctctgcctgtgcctcgTGGTCCAGTTGGAAGCCagagaggaagcagcagtgctggaaacagCAGGGATCACAGGCAGGCCGTGGTTCAGCCCGGGGGCACTGCATCTCCTGGGCTTGAGGTGGCACCTTTGGTGGCCTCCAGGAGCTGGCCAagcacaggcagggagcccCGCAGGGAACCCAGCAGTGCAAGGTGGGTCTGTGAGGTTCTGCTTTATCAAGGCACCTgattcccctgctgctgcctgctgtgtttgtgtgggtTGGAGAGGAGtttggggagggcaggcagagcagtgaccctgccctgtgctcctctcccccagcacagTCCACCCTGATGGCATCTCCGCAGACAGAGGAGTTCTTCGACCTCATcgccagctcccagagcaggcGCCTGGATGACCAACGTGCCAACGTGGGCAACCTGCCCGGCCTGCGGATAACCCAGAACAACCTGGGCCACCTGCGCGTGGAGGGGGACGCCCAGGAGCCCGGGGACGAGTTCTTCAACATGCTCATGAAGTGTCAGGtatgggcacagggctggggagctctgacacctctgctccagccccttcctccccGCCCTGTGCTAACGCTGAggcccctctgtcccctgcagtCCTCCAGGATCGATGACCAGCGCTGTGCCCCCCCAGACTCCATCCCCCGTGGCCCCACCATGCCTGATGAAGACTTTTTCAGCCTCATCCAGCGTGTCCAGGCCAAACGCATGGACGAGCAGCGTGTGGATTTGGCCTCAGcccaggaggaggctgaggaggagcagcagaggcctGGTTCCAGCTAAGAACAGGGCTTGGGTCTGGGGGGGttgtttcagctttgttttgttttttaaaaaggaagaacaagAGTAGGTGGTTTCAAGCCCGAGTGCTCCTGTGCTCCCAGTCTTGCACCTCCATCGTGTTCCTATGGGAGAGCCCAACAGATGGGGGACAGTTTTTaaataaggggtttttttaggacACTCGGCCACTGTAACTCTGGGCACAGCACCTGGAAGACTTTAGCAGCCCCTTGCTGATCACCTAAAACCCCAGGAATTTGGAGGAGCCCACAGAGGGTAGCTAACTCCACCcctgatttcttttatttccacaacacttttatttaaacagggaaagggaagaacaccttttccattttgaag
The Serinus canaria isolate serCan28SL12 chromosome 17, serCan2020, whole genome shotgun sequence DNA segment above includes these coding regions:
- the GPSM1 gene encoding G-protein-signaling modulator 1 isoform X5, encoding MTPGGCCGGVSPLGREQKINRTPSDEECFFDLLSKFQSNRMDDQRCPLEECPAEAAEAAATRVPALGERLSQSTLMASPQTEEFFDLIASSQSRRLDDQRANVGNLPGLRITQNNLGHLRVEGDAQEPGDEFFNMLMKCQSSRIDDQRCAPPDSIPRGPTMPDEDFFSLIQRVQAKRMDEQRVDLASAQEEAEEEQQRPGSS
- the GPSM1 gene encoding G-protein-signaling modulator 1 isoform X3 — encoded protein: MAQLRATLGLGPGEEDLAAAHPYSGYEAQGARPKRLQRNSMDSLDLLKFPSEKEQNGDSHHVGELKISGKEFLSLPARTRKHREHQASSERKAQGSPLDAGELRVQVPQSKINRTPSDEECFFDLLSKFQSNRMDDQRCPLEECPAEAAEAAATRVPALGERLSQSTLMASPQTEEFFDLIASSQSRRLDDQRANVGNLPGLRITQNNLGHLRVEGDAQEPGDEFFNMLMKCQSSRIDDQRCAPPDSIPRGPTMPDEDFFSLIQRVQAKRMDEQRVDLASAQEEAEEEQQRPGSS
- the GPSM1 gene encoding G-protein-signaling modulator 1 isoform X6, which translates into the protein MLAWMGAAMAQLLRKKINRTPSDEECFFDLLSKFQSNRMDDQRCPLEECPAEAAEAAATRVPALGERLSQSTLMASPQTEEFFDLIASSQSRRLDDQRANVGNLPGLRITQNNLGHLRVEGDAQEPGDEFFNMLMKCQSSRIDDQRCAPPDSIPRGPTMPDEDFFSLIQRVQAKRMDEQRVDLASAQEEAEEEQQRPGSS
- the GPSM1 gene encoding G-protein-signaling modulator 1 isoform X7; the protein is MDDQRCPLEECPAEAAEAAATRVPALGERLSQSTLMASPQTEEFFDLIASSQSRRLDDQRANVGNLPGLRITQNNLGHLRVEGDAQEPGDEFFNMLMKCQSSRIDDQRCAPPDSIPRGPTMPDEDFFSLIQRVQAKRMDEQRVDLASAQEEAEEEQQRPGSS
- the GPSM1 gene encoding G-protein-signaling modulator 1 isoform X4 → MDSLDLLKFPSEKEQNGDSHHVGELKISGKEFLSLPARTRKHREHQASSERKAQGSPLDAGELRVQVPQSKINRTPSDEECFFDLLSKFQSNRMDDQRCPLEECPAEAAEAAATRVPALGERLSQSTLMASPQTEEFFDLIASSQSRRLDDQRANVGNLPGLRITQNNLGHLRVEGDAQEPGDEFFNMLMKCQSSRIDDQRCAPPDSIPRGPTMPDEDFFSLIQRVQAKRMDEQRVDLASAQEEAEEEQQRPGSS